Proteins encoded within one genomic window of Mesorhizobium sp. AR10:
- a CDS encoding ribonuclease E/G, which translates to MPNKMLIDASHPEETRVVVVRGNRIEEFDFESQDKKQLKGNIYLARVTRVEPSLQAAFVEYGGNRHGFLAFSEIHPDYYQIPVADRQALLRAEAQEAQDEEDEDGDGEDRQNRDRGRRGRRRGGKSRERGEHKRDAGAADSDDSGENSDTGGDAVAEDAPTASENADTSSETVVHEEAADHGDTEPSEGGPTSIAASVEADVISEAVMQAEPSGEATSSDPSGEATSTDNDRGMLEEVQSSHPDDHEVESVGAEDALEEVRNRRKPVRRQYKIQEVIKRRQILLVQVVKEERGNKGAALTTYLSLAGRYSVLMPNTARGGGISRKITSAVDRKRLKEVVADLEVPQGMGVILRTAGESRTKAEIKRDYEYLMRLWENVRNLTLESTAPALVYEEGSLIKRSVRDLYNKDIDEILVSGEEGYREAKDFMRMLMPSHAKVVQPFRDTTPIFVRNGIEAQLDRMLQPQVTLKSGGYIIINQTEALVAIDVNSGRSTKEHSIEDTALHTNLEAAEEVARQLRLRDLAGLIVIDFIDMEENRNNRSVEKRLKDHLKNDRARIQVGRISHFGLMEMSRQRIRASVLESTMKPCPHCGGTGHVRSDSSVALMVVRAIEEFLLKDSRSHITVRTPAATALYVLNHKRGTLVELESRFGLTITIEADDTVGAQHYAIFRGALAEKPEGFVEARSFPAYVEPEEPEDAIVVVEEDDEAPAQAAEQPRQAQQPQQQPRSGEDGEGRDRKRRKRRRRRGGKDRDREHGAPAEGASVSAPADGVSETASHDDAEPDDEASVGVVETVEASDDGQGKKRRRGKRGGKRNRREDGEGEADASIAEAADAPLGDASQSEPVASEPVAETPVEEPVALAPANDDTPSAEKPKKPRRAAKPKKAAADVVAEAPAAEVVPEASVAAEEPAAEVAPKTRPSRRKPAVVDAPVVPVVSSTVADAAKTEEKPKRAGWWQRKGFF; encoded by the coding sequence ATGCCCAACAAGATGCTGATAGACGCCTCCCACCCGGAGGAAACACGCGTTGTCGTCGTTCGCGGTAACCGTATTGAAGAATTCGACTTTGAATCCCAGGACAAGAAGCAGCTCAAAGGAAACATCTACCTCGCCCGCGTAACGCGCGTCGAACCTTCCCTTCAGGCAGCCTTTGTCGAGTATGGCGGCAACCGTCACGGTTTCCTCGCCTTCAGTGAAATACACCCCGACTATTACCAGATCCCGGTCGCCGATCGTCAGGCCCTGCTGCGCGCTGAAGCGCAGGAAGCCCAGGACGAAGAGGACGAGGATGGCGATGGCGAGGACCGGCAGAACCGCGATCGCGGCCGGCGCGGCCGCCGGCGCGGCGGCAAGAGCCGCGAGCGCGGCGAACACAAGCGCGATGCGGGTGCTGCCGATTCTGATGACAGCGGCGAAAATAGCGACACAGGCGGTGACGCCGTCGCCGAGGACGCCCCCACTGCCTCTGAAAATGCCGATACCTCGTCAGAGACAGTGGTGCACGAGGAAGCCGCCGACCACGGCGATACCGAACCTTCCGAAGGCGGCCCCACGTCAATCGCGGCAAGCGTCGAAGCGGATGTGATTTCCGAAGCCGTCATGCAAGCAGAGCCGAGCGGCGAAGCCACCTCCAGCGACCCAAGTGGCGAAGCCACGTCCACCGACAATGACCGCGGCATGCTGGAAGAGGTGCAATCCTCGCATCCCGACGATCACGAAGTCGAATCGGTTGGCGCCGAGGATGCGCTGGAAGAAGTTCGCAACCGCCGCAAGCCGGTTCGCCGCCAGTACAAGATCCAGGAAGTCATCAAGCGGCGCCAGATTCTCCTGGTGCAGGTCGTCAAGGAAGAGCGCGGCAACAAGGGTGCGGCACTTACCACCTATCTGTCGCTTGCCGGCCGCTATTCGGTGCTGATGCCGAACACGGCGCGTGGCGGCGGCATCTCGCGCAAGATCACAAGCGCTGTCGACCGCAAGCGCCTCAAGGAGGTCGTCGCCGATCTCGAAGTGCCGCAAGGCATGGGCGTCATCCTGCGCACCGCCGGCGAAAGCCGCACCAAGGCCGAGATCAAGCGCGACTACGAATATCTGATGCGGCTTTGGGAAAACGTCCGCAATCTGACGCTGGAGTCCACGGCCCCTGCCCTCGTCTACGAGGAAGGCAGCCTGATCAAGCGCTCGGTGCGCGATCTCTACAACAAGGACATCGACGAGATCCTGGTCTCCGGCGAGGAAGGCTATCGCGAGGCCAAGGACTTCATGCGCATGCTGATGCCGAGCCACGCCAAGGTGGTCCAGCCGTTCCGCGACACGACGCCGATCTTCGTGCGCAACGGCATCGAGGCGCAGCTCGATCGCATGCTGCAGCCGCAAGTGACGCTGAAGAGCGGCGGCTACATCATCATCAACCAGACCGAAGCGCTGGTCGCCATCGACGTCAATTCGGGCCGCTCCACCAAGGAGCACTCGATCGAGGACACCGCGCTTCACACCAATCTTGAAGCGGCCGAGGAAGTCGCGCGCCAATTGAGGCTGCGCGATCTCGCCGGCCTGATCGTCATCGACTTCATCGACATGGAGGAGAACCGCAACAACCGCTCCGTCGAGAAGCGGCTGAAGGATCACCTCAAGAACGACCGCGCCCGCATCCAGGTCGGCCGCATCTCGCATTTCGGCCTGATGGAGATGTCGCGCCAGCGCATCCGCGCCAGTGTTCTGGAATCGACGATGAAGCCGTGCCCGCATTGCGGCGGCACCGGCCATGTGCGTTCCGATTCATCGGTCGCGCTGATGGTTGTGCGAGCGATCGAGGAATTCCTGCTCAAGGATTCGCGCAGCCACATCACGGTGCGGACGCCGGCGGCGACCGCACTCTACGTGCTCAACCACAAGCGCGGCACGCTGGTGGAACTCGAAAGCCGCTTCGGTCTGACGATCACCATCGAGGCCGACGATACGGTCGGGGCGCAGCATTATGCGATCTTCCGCGGCGCGCTGGCCGAAAAGCCGGAAGGCTTTGTCGAGGCGCGCAGCTTCCCGGCCTATGTCGAGCCGGAAGAGCCTGAGGATGCGATTGTCGTCGTGGAAGAAGACGACGAGGCTCCGGCACAGGCGGCGGAGCAACCACGCCAGGCGCAACAGCCACAGCAGCAGCCACGATCCGGCGAGGACGGCGAAGGCCGCGATCGCAAGCGCCGGAAGCGCCGCAGACGGCGCGGCGGCAAGGATCGCGATCGCGAGCATGGCGCCCCTGCAGAAGGGGCTTCGGTCTCGGCGCCAGCCGATGGCGTGTCTGAGACGGCAAGCCATGACGACGCGGAACCTGACGACGAGGCATCGGTCGGCGTTGTCGAAACGGTGGAAGCGTCGGACGACGGCCAAGGCAAGAAACGCCGGCGCGGCAAGCGCGGCGGTAAGCGCAATCGCCGCGAAGACGGCGAAGGCGAGGCCGATGCAAGCATAGCCGAGGCGGCTGACGCGCCGCTGGGCGACGCCTCGCAAAGCGAGCCAGTCGCCAGCGAGCCTGTCGCCGAAACGCCGGTCGAAGAGCCTGTGGCCCTTGCTCCGGCGAACGACGACACGCCGAGCGCCGAGAAGCCGAAGAAGCCGCGTCGCGCAGCCAAGCCGAAGAAGGCTGCGGCGGATGTCGTCGCCGAGGCACCGGCGGCCGAAGTTGTGCCGGAAGCCTCCGTCGCTGCCGAGGAACCGGCTGCAGAAGTTGCGCCAAAGACCCGTCCGTCGCGCCGCAAGCCTGCGGTGGTCGATGCTCCGGTCGTGCCGGTGGTTTCCTCAACCGTCGCCGACGCGGCAAAGACCGAGGAAAAACCGAAGCGGGCTGGCTGGTGGCAGCGGAAGGGTTTTTTCTAG
- a CDS encoding N-acetylmuramoyl-L-alanine amidase, producing MGLAGTTDKGRWAGGHFFRAGCTLFLLAICLALSPVSRAADAPLNVTGYKMAGDATKLRIVMNFDREPDIKWFLLRGPNRLVIDLPRTKFAINAKDLKARGLVKGVRYGDLGESASRLILTGKGPFAVDKLDVLKNDDGNGYRIAIDMSAASEREFDAALADQTLTTGSTVSTDKGGRVGTGPISNPGHRFTVVLDPGHGGIDGGAEGLNGTIEKNVTLAFANELRDKLAAVGKYDVFLTRETDEFLRLDDRVRIARQHEADLLISIHADTISVKGIRGATVYTVSDKASDPQAQALADRENLSDQFAGMVIKDDNKEVTDILIDLIRRETHNFSMSFAHTLVGQLSTSVGLINNPQRSAGFKVLKAPDVPSVLVELGYLSNAKDEAQLLNADWRGKAAQSITNAVALFASARSGPGTGG from the coding sequence ATGGGACTGGCAGGCACCACAGACAAGGGTCGTTGGGCCGGAGGTCATTTCTTCCGTGCTGGCTGTACCCTTTTCCTGCTGGCGATTTGCCTGGCTCTCTCGCCGGTTTCCCGTGCTGCCGACGCACCGCTCAACGTAACCGGCTACAAGATGGCGGGCGACGCCACCAAGCTGCGCATCGTCATGAATTTCGACCGTGAGCCTGATATCAAATGGTTCCTCTTGCGCGGCCCTAATCGTCTGGTCATCGACCTGCCACGCACGAAGTTCGCCATCAATGCCAAGGATCTGAAGGCGCGAGGCCTGGTCAAGGGGGTGCGTTACGGCGATCTCGGCGAAAGCGCCTCACGGCTGATCCTCACCGGCAAGGGACCATTCGCGGTCGACAAGCTCGACGTGCTCAAGAATGATGACGGCAACGGCTACCGCATCGCCATCGACATGTCGGCGGCATCCGAACGGGAATTCGACGCTGCGCTTGCCGATCAGACGCTGACCACCGGTTCGACGGTCTCCACCGACAAGGGCGGCAGGGTCGGCACCGGACCGATCTCCAATCCAGGCCATCGCTTCACGGTCGTCCTCGATCCCGGCCACGGCGGCATCGACGGCGGCGCCGAGGGTCTCAACGGCACGATCGAAAAGAACGTCACGCTCGCCTTTGCCAACGAACTGCGCGATAAACTCGCTGCGGTCGGCAAATACGATGTCTTCCTGACGCGGGAGACGGACGAGTTCCTGCGGTTGGACGATCGCGTGCGCATTGCCCGCCAGCACGAAGCCGACCTGCTCATCTCGATCCACGCCGACACGATCAGCGTCAAGGGCATTCGTGGTGCCACCGTCTACACCGTCTCCGACAAGGCATCCGACCCTCAAGCACAGGCGCTTGCCGACCGTGAGAACCTTTCCGACCAATTCGCCGGCATGGTGATCAAGGACGACAACAAGGAAGTGACCGACATCCTGATCGACCTGATTCGCCGCGAGACCCACAACTTCTCGATGAGTTTTGCGCACACGCTGGTCGGCCAGCTTTCGACCAGCGTCGGCCTTATCAACAATCCGCAACGCTCGGCCGGCTTCAAGGTGCTGAAGGCGCCTGATGTGCCGTCCGTGCTGGTCGAACTCGGTTATCTCTCCAATGCCAAGGATGAAGCCCAACTGCTCAACGCCGACTGGCGCGGCAAGGCTGCCCAGAGCATAACCAACGCTGTGGCGCTGTTTGCCTCGGCCAGGAGCGGGCCGGGAACCGGAGGTTGA
- a CDS encoding penicillin-binding protein 1A — MIRLIGYFFGIGTTLALLVAAGVAIYIGHLSKDLPDYEVLAKYEPPVTTRIHASDGALMAEYARERRLYLPIQAVPDRVKAAFLSAEDKNFYNHPGIDVTGLGRAIIVNLQNFGSGKRQVGASTITQQVAKNFLLSSDQTYERKIKEMILAFRIEQAYSKDRILELYLNEIFFGFGAYGVAGAALTYFDKSVNELTVAEAAYLASLPKGPNNYHPFKHTERALERRNWVIDQMVENGYVTREEGDKSKAEPLGVKPRRNGTYLFAGEYFTEEVRRQIIARYGENALYEGGLSVRTTLDPKMQLIARKSMQNGLLKYDTLRGYRGPVTNIDVSGDWGVPLGNVKGLEDVPEWSLAVVLDSSETGLSIGLQPTRQISGEIVKERVEGTVSKEDMGFAMRHVVGGKTVKAKSPADVLKPGDVIFVQKNEGSDSAYSLRQVPEVEGGLVAMDPHTGRVLAMVGGFSYAQSEFNRATQAMRQPGSSFKPIVYSAALDNGYTPASVIMDGPITIQSGNTTWTPKNYDGTAAGPATLRSGIEKSRNLMTVRLANDMGMKLVVEYAERFGVYDHLAPYLPMALGSGETTVMRMVSAYSIMANGGKSIKPSLIDRIQDRYGKTVFKQDERGCEGCNAAEWKNQPEPELVDNSEQVLDTMTAYQITSMMEGVVQRGTGATIAELGRHIAGKTGTTNDEKDAWFIGYTPNLVVGLYMGYDQPRGLGKGATGGGLAAPIFKDFMRVALDGTPNVDFQVPEGMKLIAINRKTGMRAGEGEAGTIIEAFKPGTGPADSYWVIGMGADGSNATGGALSPQANQAIQSGGGGLY, encoded by the coding sequence ATGATTCGTCTCATCGGCTATTTCTTCGGCATCGGCACGACGCTGGCCCTTTTGGTCGCGGCGGGCGTGGCGATCTATATCGGCCATTTGTCGAAGGATCTGCCCGACTACGAGGTGCTGGCCAAGTACGAGCCGCCGGTGACGACCCGCATCCATGCGTCCGACGGCGCGCTGATGGCCGAATATGCGCGCGAGCGGCGCCTGTATCTGCCGATCCAGGCGGTTCCGGATCGCGTCAAAGCGGCCTTCCTGTCGGCTGAGGACAAGAATTTCTACAACCATCCCGGCATCGACGTGACCGGCCTTGGCCGCGCCATTATCGTCAATCTGCAGAATTTCGGTTCGGGCAAGCGCCAGGTCGGCGCCTCGACGATCACCCAGCAGGTGGCAAAGAACTTTCTGTTGTCCTCGGACCAGACCTACGAGCGCAAGATCAAGGAAATGATCCTCGCTTTCCGCATCGAGCAGGCCTATTCGAAGGACCGCATCCTCGAACTCTACCTGAACGAGATCTTCTTCGGGTTCGGCGCTTATGGCGTCGCCGGCGCAGCACTCACCTATTTCGACAAGTCGGTGAACGAACTCACCGTGGCGGAAGCAGCCTATCTGGCCTCCCTGCCGAAGGGCCCCAACAACTACCATCCCTTCAAGCATACCGAGCGCGCGCTCGAGCGCCGCAACTGGGTCATCGACCAGATGGTCGAGAATGGTTACGTCACGCGTGAAGAGGGCGACAAGTCCAAGGCCGAGCCGCTTGGCGTCAAGCCGCGCCGCAACGGCACCTATCTGTTCGCGGGCGAGTATTTCACCGAGGAAGTGCGCCGCCAGATCATCGCCCGCTACGGCGAGAACGCGCTGTACGAGGGCGGTCTTTCCGTCCGCACCACGCTCGACCCGAAAATGCAGCTCATTGCCCGCAAGTCGATGCAGAACGGCTTGCTGAAATACGACACGTTGCGTGGCTATCGCGGGCCGGTGACGAATATCGACGTTTCCGGCGACTGGGGCGTGCCGCTGGGCAACGTCAAGGGGCTGGAAGACGTGCCCGAATGGTCGCTCGCCGTCGTGCTCGACAGCTCGGAGACCGGCCTGTCCATCGGCCTGCAGCCGACGCGGCAGATATCGGGTGAAATCGTCAAGGAGCGTGTCGAAGGCACGGTCAGCAAGGAAGACATGGGTTTTGCCATGCGCCATGTGGTCGGCGGCAAGACCGTCAAGGCCAAGTCGCCGGCGGACGTGCTGAAGCCGGGCGACGTCATCTTCGTACAGAAGAACGAAGGTTCCGACAGCGCCTACAGCCTGCGCCAGGTTCCGGAAGTGGAAGGTGGCCTGGTCGCCATGGATCCGCACACCGGCCGCGTGCTGGCCATGGTTGGCGGGTTCTCCTACGCGCAATCGGAATTCAACCGTGCCACGCAGGCCATGCGGCAGCCGGGCTCCTCGTTCAAGCCGATCGTCTATTCGGCGGCGCTCGACAATGGCTATACGCCGGCCTCGGTGATCATGGACGGGCCGATCACCATCCAGAGCGGCAACACGACCTGGACGCCGAAGAACTACGATGGCACGGCGGCCGGTCCGGCGACGTTGCGCTCGGGTATCGAAAAGTCGCGCAACTTGATGACGGTGCGGCTTGCCAACGACATGGGCATGAAGCTGGTCGTGGAATATGCCGAGCGCTTCGGCGTCTATGACCATCTGGCGCCGTATCTGCCGATGGCGCTCGGCTCCGGCGAAACGACCGTGATGCGCATGGTGTCGGCCTATTCGATCATGGCCAATGGCGGCAAGTCGATCAAGCCGTCGCTGATCGACCGCATCCAGGACCGCTACGGCAAGACCGTGTTCAAGCAGGATGAACGCGGCTGCGAAGGCTGCAACGCCGCCGAATGGAAGAACCAGCCCGAGCCGGAACTGGTCGACAATTCCGAGCAGGTGCTCGATACCATGACCGCCTACCAGATCACCTCGATGATGGAGGGCGTCGTCCAGCGCGGCACCGGCGCCACCATCGCCGAACTTGGCCGCCACATTGCCGGCAAGACGGGAACGACGAACGACGAGAAGGATGCCTGGTTCATCGGCTACACGCCGAACCTCGTGGTTGGCCTTTACATGGGCTACGATCAGCCGAGAGGCCTCGGCAAAGGCGCGACCGGCGGCGGTCTCGCGGCGCCGATCTTCAAGGATTTCATGCGCGTGGCACTGGACGGGACCCCCAATGTCGACTTCCAGGTTCCGGAAGGCATGAAGCTCATCGCCATCAATCGCAAGACCGGCATGCGAGCCGGCGAAGGCGAGGCGGGCACCATCATCGAAGCCTTCAAGCCCGGCACCGGTCCCGCCGACAGCTATTGGGTGATTGGCATGGGCGCCGACGGCTCCAACGCCACGGGCGGAGCTCTCTCGCCCCAGGCGAACCAGGCCATTCAATCCGGCGGTGGCGGGCTGTACTAA
- the prfB gene encoding peptide chain release factor 2 (programmed frameshift) has translation MRAETQNIVDEIRQAITLLRRHFDWDQAIKRLEYLNVRAEDSSLWNDPLEAQKLMRERQGLEDGIAGVKSLTQALEDNIGLIGLGEEEGDESVIAEAEASLRSMRGEAKARQIETLLSGEADANDTYLEVHAGAGGTESQDWASMLLRMYTRWAERRRFKVEVLEVHDGEEAGIKSATLLIKGHNAYGWLKTESGVHRLVRISPYDSNARRHTSFASIWVYPVIDDTIEIDVSESDVRIDTYRSSGSGGQHVNTTDSAVRITHLATGIAVACQAERSQHKNKAKAWEMLRSRLYEEELKKREAVANATEASKSDIGWGHQIRSYVLQPYQLVKDLRTGVESTSPSSVLDGDLDDFMEASLSQRIEGGAGEAVADLD, from the exons ATGCGCGCGGAAACGCAGAATATTGTCGACGAGATCAGGCAGGCGATAACCCTGCTGAGGAGGCAT TTTGACTGGGATCAGGCCATAAAGCGGCTTGAATACCTGAATGTGCGCGCCGAGGATTCCAGCCTCTGGAACGACCCGCTGGAAGCGCAGAAGCTGATGCGCGAGCGCCAGGGCCTCGAGGACGGCATCGCTGGCGTCAAGAGCCTGACCCAGGCACTGGAAGACAATATCGGGCTGATCGGACTTGGCGAGGAAGAGGGCGACGAGAGCGTCATCGCCGAGGCGGAGGCGTCGTTGCGCTCGATGCGCGGCGAGGCAAAGGCGCGCCAGATCGAGACGCTGCTGTCGGGCGAGGCAGACGCCAATGACACCTACCTCGAAGTCCATGCCGGCGCCGGCGGCACCGAGAGCCAGGATTGGGCCTCGATGCTCTTGCGCATGTACACGCGCTGGGCGGAGCGCCGCCGCTTCAAGGTCGAAGTGCTGGAAGTGCACGATGGCGAAGAGGCGGGCATCAAGTCCGCCACACTGCTGATCAAGGGCCACAATGCCTATGGCTGGCTGAAGACGGAATCCGGCGTCCATCGCCTGGTGCGCATCTCGCCCTATGACAGCAATGCGCGCCGCCATACGTCCTTTGCCAGCATCTGGGTCTATCCGGTCATCGACGACACGATCGAGATCGATGTCTCCGAGTCGGACGTCCGCATCGACACCTACCGCTCGTCGGGATCGGGTGGCCAGCACGTCAACACCACCGATTCGGCGGTTCGCATCACCCATCTCGCCACCGGCATCGCAGTCGCCTGCCAGGCCGAGCGCTCGCAGCACAAGAACAAGGCGAAGGCCTGGGAGATGTTGCGCTCGCGGCTCTACGAGGAAGAGCTGAAGAAGCGCGAAGCGGTGGCGAACGCCACCGAGGCGTCGAAGAGCGACATCGGCTGGGGCCATCAGATCCGCTCCTACGTGCTGCAGCCCTACCAGCTGGTCAAGGACCTGCGCACTGGCGTCGAGAGCACCAGCCCGTCAAGCGTGCTCGACGGCGACCTTGACGATTTCATGGAAGCCTCGCTGTCGCAGCGCATCGAGGGTGGGGCGGGCGAAGCGGTGGCGGACCTGGATTAG
- a CDS encoding GFA family protein: MTIKASCHCKATTFEVSQAPQTVTHCTCSFCSKRGSLWAYYTPSQFKLTSPPENVSFYRWGSKTVKHGFCAICGCGTFTETPDWSTGKPDFDNPKISVNSRLFDDFDLDKVEVVVIDGKNLW; encoded by the coding sequence ATGACCATCAAGGCCAGCTGCCACTGTAAGGCGACGACATTCGAGGTTTCGCAAGCGCCGCAGACCGTGACGCATTGCACCTGCTCCTTCTGCTCGAAACGCGGGTCGCTGTGGGCATACTACACCCCGTCGCAGTTCAAGCTCACCAGCCCGCCCGAAAACGTCTCCTTCTACCGATGGGGATCGAAAACCGTAAAGCACGGTTTCTGCGCCATTTGCGGCTGCGGCACCTTCACCGAAACCCCGGACTGGTCGACCGGCAAACCGGACTTCGACAATCCGAAGATCAGCGTGAATTCCCGACTGTTCGACGATTTCGATCTCGACAAGGTCGAGGTGGTCGTCATCGACGGCAAGAATCTCTGGTAG
- a CDS encoding OmpA family protein: protein MKKTVLVVVATAVLVSACTTTDPYTGEQKVSNTAAGAGIGALAGAGLGLLAGGNDRRNALIGAGIGALAGGAIGATMDQNEAELRRQLQGTGVSVTRTGDQIILNMPSDITFNVDQDAVKPGFYQVLNSVALVLNKFRQTTVDVFGHTDSTGGDEHNFDLSQRRALAVANYLSGQGVDSRRFAVTGFGKTRPIASNATSAGRAQNRRVEIQLSPLT, encoded by the coding sequence ATGAAAAAGACTGTGCTCGTCGTCGTGGCGACGGCTGTACTGGTGAGCGCATGCACGACCACCGATCCGTATACCGGGGAGCAGAAGGTTTCCAATACCGCTGCCGGCGCCGGCATTGGCGCCTTGGCGGGCGCGGGCCTCGGCCTGCTTGCCGGCGGCAATGATCGCCGCAACGCGCTGATCGGCGCCGGCATAGGCGCGCTTGCCGGCGGCGCCATCGGCGCCACGATGGACCAGAACGAAGCCGAACTGCGCAGGCAGCTTCAAGGCACCGGCGTCAGCGTCACCCGCACCGGCGACCAGATCATTCTCAACATGCCGTCCGATATCACCTTCAACGTGGATCAGGACGCGGTGAAGCCCGGCTTCTACCAGGTGCTGAATTCGGTAGCACTCGTGCTGAACAAGTTCCGGCAGACCACGGTCGACGTGTTCGGCCACACGGACTCGACCGGCGGCGACGAACATAATTTCGACCTGTCGCAGCGCCGCGCGCTGGCTGTCGCCAACTATCTGTCCGGACAGGGCGTCGATTCGCGTCGCTTCGCGGTCACCGGCTTCGGCAAGACGCGTCCGATCGCATCCAATGCGACTTCGGCCGGGCGGGCACAGAACCGGCGCGTCGAGATCCAGCTTTCGCCGCTCACCTGA
- a CDS encoding DEAD/DEAH box helicase: MSSDTTIAQEALTFADLGLSPKVLSAVTDAGYTEPTPIQAGAIPHALLGKDILGIAQTGTGKTASFVLPMLTRLEKGRARARMPRTLILEPTRELAAQVEENFIRYGKNHKLNIALLIGGVSFDEQDKKLERGADVLIATPGRLLDHRERGKLLLNGVEILVIDEADRMLDMGFIPDIERICEMIPFTRQTLFFSATMPPEITKLTEKFLHAPVRVEVSKAASAATNIIQRLVKSGSKPWDKRETLRNLMKAEDEGLKNAIIFCNRKVEVSELFRSLLKYDFDAGALHGDMDQRARMQMLANFRDGKLRYLVASDVAARGLDIPDVSHVFNYDVPIHAEDYVHRIGRTGRAGRSGKSFTIATKSDTKYIDAIERLIGNKIEWHDGDLSTVVASEGGEDDAPRRGRGAPRRAGRKDEDRKDRSERKPRERHAKPSDQPTPETVHEEQPVVAEAAVADIGERRARKESIRSENTERKASDRNEQRAPERGDTRPQRDNNRPARHRQEDNDSTVGFGDDMPAFMRIVAKV, from the coding sequence TTGTCCTCAGACACCACGATCGCTCAAGAAGCGTTGACCTTCGCAGACCTCGGCCTGTCGCCCAAGGTCCTTTCCGCAGTAACCGATGCCGGCTACACCGAGCCGACGCCGATCCAGGCGGGCGCCATCCCGCATGCCTTGCTGGGCAAGGATATTCTGGGCATCGCCCAGACCGGCACCGGCAAGACGGCGTCGTTTGTGCTGCCGATGCTGACCCGCCTCGAAAAGGGCCGGGCCCGCGCCCGCATGCCGCGCACGCTGATCCTGGAACCGACGCGCGAACTCGCCGCGCAGGTCGAAGAGAATTTCATCAGATACGGCAAGAACCACAAACTGAACATCGCCCTGCTGATCGGCGGCGTGTCGTTCGACGAGCAGGACAAGAAGCTGGAGCGCGGCGCCGACGTGCTGATTGCCACGCCCGGCCGCCTGCTCGACCATCGTGAGCGCGGCAAGCTGTTGCTCAACGGCGTCGAGATCCTCGTCATCGACGAGGCCGACCGCATGCTCGACATGGGCTTCATCCCCGACATCGAGCGCATCTGCGAGATGATCCCGTTCACCAGGCAGACGCTTTTCTTCTCGGCGACTATGCCGCCGGAGATCACCAAGCTCACTGAAAAATTCCTGCACGCGCCGGTGCGCGTCGAGGTTTCGAAGGCTGCGTCGGCCGCCACCAACATTATCCAGCGGCTGGTCAAGTCGGGCTCCAAGCCCTGGGACAAGCGCGAGACGCTGCGCAATCTGATGAAGGCCGAGGACGAAGGGCTGAAGAACGCCATCATCTTCTGCAACCGTAAGGTCGAGGTCTCGGAACTGTTCCGCTCGCTGCTGAAGTATGATTTCGATGCCGGCGCCCTGCATGGCGACATGGACCAGCGCGCCCGCATGCAGATGCTGGCCAATTTCCGTGATGGCAAACTGCGCTACCTCGTCGCTTCGGACGTCGCCGCGCGCGGTCTCGATATCCCCGATGTCAGCCACGTCTTCAACTATGACGTCCCGATCCATGCCGAGGACTATGTCCACCGCATCGGCCGCACCGGCCGCGCCGGCCGCTCGGGAAAATCCTTCACCATCGCGACCAAGTCGGACACCAAATACATCGACGCCATCGAACGGCTGATCGGTAACAAGATCGAATGGCATGACGGTGACCTGTCGACGGTCGTCGCCAGCGAAGGCGGCGAGGACGATGCCCCCCGCCGTGGCCGCGGTGCCCCACGTCGCGCCGGCCGCAAGGACGAAGACCGCAAGGACCGGAGCGAACGCAAGCCGCGCGAACGCCACGCCAAGCCCAGTGACCAACCGACACCGGAAACGGTGCATGAGGAGCAGCCGGTCGTGGCCGAAGCCGCGGTCGCCGATATCGGCGAGCGTCGCGCGCGCAAGGAATCGATCCGTTCCGAGAATACCGAGCGCAAGGCTTCTGATCGCAACGAGCAGCGGGCACCGGAACGTGGCGACACCAGGCCGCAGCGCGACAACAACCGCCCTGCCCGTCACCGCCAGGAAGACAATGACTCGACCGTCGGCTTCGGCGACGACATGCCGGCCTTCATGCGGATCGTCGCCAAGGTCTGA